In Oenanthe melanoleuca isolate GR-GAL-2019-014 chromosome 10, OMel1.0, whole genome shotgun sequence, a single window of DNA contains:
- the MFGE8 gene encoding lactadherin isoform X4, which produces MRAVRFRVLLAVPVALLLLVVVSGPCHPNPCHNNGECQLVPNRGDVFTDYICKCPAGYDGVHCQNNKNECSSKPCKNGGTCLDLDGDYTCKCPSPFLGKTCHVRCAVLLGMEGGAISDAQLSASSVYYGFLGLQRWGPELARLNNHGIVNAWTSSNYDKNPWIQVNLLRKMRLSGIITQGARRVGQQEFVRAYKVAYSLDGREFTFFKDEKLNLDKVFEGNSDYGTMQTNMFNPPITAQFLRIYPVMCRRACTLRFELIGCEMNGCSEPLGMKSRLISDQQITASSVFKTWGIDAFTWHPHYARLDMTGKTNAWTAQNNDQSEWLQIDLRDQKKVTGIITQGARDFGHIQYVAAYKVAYSDNGTSWTLYRDAQTNSTKIFLGNSDNYSHKKNVFDVPFYARYVRILPVSWNNRITLRVELLGCDE; this is translated from the exons ATGAGGGCGGTGAGGTTTCGGGTGCTGCTCGCCGTGCCGGTGGCGTTGTTGCTGCTGGTGGTAGTGTCCG ggccctgccaCCCCAATCCTTGCCACAACAATGGTGAGTGCCAGCTGGTCCCAAACCGGGGTGACGTCTTCACTGATTACATCTGCAAGTGCCCTGCGGGGTACGATGGGGTGCACTGCCAGAACA ACAAGAACGAATGCTCCTCCAAACCTTGCAAAAATGGAGGCACCTGCCTGGACCTGGATGGTGACTACACCTGCAAGTGTCCTTCTCCATTCCTGGGGAAGACCTGCCACGTTC gctgtgctgttctCCTGGGCATGGAAGGAGGAGCCATCTCTGATGCACAGCTCTCAGCATCCTCTGTCTACTACGGCTTCCTTGGCCTCCAGCGCTGGGGACCAGAGCTCGCCCGCCTCAACAACCACGGCATCGTCAATGCCTGGACCTCCAGCAACTACGACAAGAACCCCTGGATCCAG GTGAACCTGCTGCGGAAGATGCGGCTGAGCGGGATCATCACGCAGGGCGCGCGCCGCGTGGGGCAGCAGGAGTTTGTCCGCGCCTACAAAGTCGCCTACAGCCTGGACGGGCGGGAGTTCACCTTCTTCAAGGATGAGAAACTGAATCTAGACAAG GTTTTTGAGGGGAACTCGGACTATGGCACCATGCAGACCAACATGTTCAACCCCCCCATCACGGCGCAGTTCCTGCGCATCTACCCCGTGATGTGCCGCCGTGCCTGCACGCTGCGCTTCGAGCTCATCGGCTGCGAGATGAACG GTTGCTCGGAGCCTCTGGGCATGAAATCCCGCCTCATCTCCGACCAGCAGATCACAGCCTCCAGTGTCTTCAAGACCTGGGGCATCGATGCCTTTACCTGGCACCCCCATTACGCTCGCCTGGACATGACAGGCAAAACCAACGCCTGGACAGCCCAGAACAACGACCAGTCCGAgtggctgcag ATTGACCTCCGGGACCAGAAGAAGGTGACAGGCATCATCACACAAGGAGCCCGTGACTTTGGGCACATCCAGTATGTGGCAGCCTACAAGGTGGCCTACAGTGACAACGGCACGTCCTGGACCCTGTACCGGGATGCCCAGACCAACAGCACCAAG ATCTTCCTTGGCAACAGTGACAACTACTCACACAAGAAGAACGTGTTCGACGTGCCCTTCTACGCCCGCTACGTGCGCATCCTGCCGGTGTCCTGGAACAACCGCATCACCCTGCgcgtggagctgctgggctgcgATGAGTAG
- the MFGE8 gene encoding lactadherin isoform X3, translating to MRAVRFRVLLAVPVALLLLVVVSGPCHPNPCHNNGECQLVPNRGDVFTDYICKCPAGYDGVHCQNNKNECSSKPCKNGGTCLDLDGDYTCKCPSPFLGKTCHVRCAVLLGMEGGAISDAQLSASSVYYGFLGLQRWGPELARLNNHGIVNAWTSSNYDKNPWIQVNLLRKMRLSGIITQGARRVGQQEFVRAYKVAYSLDGREFTFFKDEKLNLDKVFEGNSDYGTMQTNMFNPPITAQFLRIYPVMCRRACTLRFELIGCEMNVYFNTAGCSEPLGMKSRLISDQQITASSVFKTWGIDAFTWHPHYARLDMTGKTNAWTAQNNDQSEWLQIDLRDQKKVTGIITQGARDFGHIQYVAAYKVAYSDNGTSWTLYRDAQTNSTKIFLGNSDNYSHKKNVFDVPFYARYVRILPVSWNNRITLRVELLGCDE from the exons ATGAGGGCGGTGAGGTTTCGGGTGCTGCTCGCCGTGCCGGTGGCGTTGTTGCTGCTGGTGGTAGTGTCCG ggccctgccaCCCCAATCCTTGCCACAACAATGGTGAGTGCCAGCTGGTCCCAAACCGGGGTGACGTCTTCACTGATTACATCTGCAAGTGCCCTGCGGGGTACGATGGGGTGCACTGCCAGAACA ACAAGAACGAATGCTCCTCCAAACCTTGCAAAAATGGAGGCACCTGCCTGGACCTGGATGGTGACTACACCTGCAAGTGTCCTTCTCCATTCCTGGGGAAGACCTGCCACGTTC gctgtgctgttctCCTGGGCATGGAAGGAGGAGCCATCTCTGATGCACAGCTCTCAGCATCCTCTGTCTACTACGGCTTCCTTGGCCTCCAGCGCTGGGGACCAGAGCTCGCCCGCCTCAACAACCACGGCATCGTCAATGCCTGGACCTCCAGCAACTACGACAAGAACCCCTGGATCCAG GTGAACCTGCTGCGGAAGATGCGGCTGAGCGGGATCATCACGCAGGGCGCGCGCCGCGTGGGGCAGCAGGAGTTTGTCCGCGCCTACAAAGTCGCCTACAGCCTGGACGGGCGGGAGTTCACCTTCTTCAAGGATGAGAAACTGAATCTAGACAAG GTTTTTGAGGGGAACTCGGACTATGGCACCATGCAGACCAACATGTTCAACCCCCCCATCACGGCGCAGTTCCTGCGCATCTACCCCGTGATGTGCCGCCGTGCCTGCACGCTGCGCTTCGAGCTCATCGGCTGCGAGATGAACG TGTATTTCAACACGGCAGGTTGCTCGGAGCCTCTGGGCATGAAATCCCGCCTCATCTCCGACCAGCAGATCACAGCCTCCAGTGTCTTCAAGACCTGGGGCATCGATGCCTTTACCTGGCACCCCCATTACGCTCGCCTGGACATGACAGGCAAAACCAACGCCTGGACAGCCCAGAACAACGACCAGTCCGAgtggctgcag ATTGACCTCCGGGACCAGAAGAAGGTGACAGGCATCATCACACAAGGAGCCCGTGACTTTGGGCACATCCAGTATGTGGCAGCCTACAAGGTGGCCTACAGTGACAACGGCACGTCCTGGACCCTGTACCGGGATGCCCAGACCAACAGCACCAAG ATCTTCCTTGGCAACAGTGACAACTACTCACACAAGAAGAACGTGTTCGACGTGCCCTTCTACGCCCGCTACGTGCGCATCCTGCCGGTGTCCTGGAACAACCGCATCACCCTGCgcgtggagctgctgggctgcgATGAGTAG
- the MFGE8 gene encoding lactadherin isoform X1 → MRAVRFRVLLAVPVALLLLVVVSGDFCDVNHCQNGGTCLTGINEAPFFCICPEGYVGIDCNETEKGPCHPNPCHNNGECQLVPNRGDVFTDYICKCPAGYDGVHCQNNKNECSSKPCKNGGTCLDLDGDYTCKCPSPFLGKTCHVRCAVLLGMEGGAISDAQLSASSVYYGFLGLQRWGPELARLNNHGIVNAWTSSNYDKNPWIQVNLLRKMRLSGIITQGARRVGQQEFVRAYKVAYSLDGREFTFFKDEKLNLDKVFEGNSDYGTMQTNMFNPPITAQFLRIYPVMCRRACTLRFELIGCEMNVYFNTAGCSEPLGMKSRLISDQQITASSVFKTWGIDAFTWHPHYARLDMTGKTNAWTAQNNDQSEWLQIDLRDQKKVTGIITQGARDFGHIQYVAAYKVAYSDNGTSWTLYRDAQTNSTKIFLGNSDNYSHKKNVFDVPFYARYVRILPVSWNNRITLRVELLGCDE, encoded by the exons ATGAGGGCGGTGAGGTTTCGGGTGCTGCTCGCCGTGCCGGTGGCGTTGTTGCTGCTGGTGGTAGTGTCCG GTGACTTCTGTGATGTGAACCACTGTCAGAATGGGGGTACCTGCCTGACTGGGATTAATGAAGCTCCCTTCTTCTGCATCTGTCCAGAGGGCTATGTTGGGATTGACTGCAATGAGACAGAGAAAG ggccctgccaCCCCAATCCTTGCCACAACAATGGTGAGTGCCAGCTGGTCCCAAACCGGGGTGACGTCTTCACTGATTACATCTGCAAGTGCCCTGCGGGGTACGATGGGGTGCACTGCCAGAACA ACAAGAACGAATGCTCCTCCAAACCTTGCAAAAATGGAGGCACCTGCCTGGACCTGGATGGTGACTACACCTGCAAGTGTCCTTCTCCATTCCTGGGGAAGACCTGCCACGTTC gctgtgctgttctCCTGGGCATGGAAGGAGGAGCCATCTCTGATGCACAGCTCTCAGCATCCTCTGTCTACTACGGCTTCCTTGGCCTCCAGCGCTGGGGACCAGAGCTCGCCCGCCTCAACAACCACGGCATCGTCAATGCCTGGACCTCCAGCAACTACGACAAGAACCCCTGGATCCAG GTGAACCTGCTGCGGAAGATGCGGCTGAGCGGGATCATCACGCAGGGCGCGCGCCGCGTGGGGCAGCAGGAGTTTGTCCGCGCCTACAAAGTCGCCTACAGCCTGGACGGGCGGGAGTTCACCTTCTTCAAGGATGAGAAACTGAATCTAGACAAG GTTTTTGAGGGGAACTCGGACTATGGCACCATGCAGACCAACATGTTCAACCCCCCCATCACGGCGCAGTTCCTGCGCATCTACCCCGTGATGTGCCGCCGTGCCTGCACGCTGCGCTTCGAGCTCATCGGCTGCGAGATGAACG TGTATTTCAACACGGCAGGTTGCTCGGAGCCTCTGGGCATGAAATCCCGCCTCATCTCCGACCAGCAGATCACAGCCTCCAGTGTCTTCAAGACCTGGGGCATCGATGCCTTTACCTGGCACCCCCATTACGCTCGCCTGGACATGACAGGCAAAACCAACGCCTGGACAGCCCAGAACAACGACCAGTCCGAgtggctgcag ATTGACCTCCGGGACCAGAAGAAGGTGACAGGCATCATCACACAAGGAGCCCGTGACTTTGGGCACATCCAGTATGTGGCAGCCTACAAGGTGGCCTACAGTGACAACGGCACGTCCTGGACCCTGTACCGGGATGCCCAGACCAACAGCACCAAG ATCTTCCTTGGCAACAGTGACAACTACTCACACAAGAAGAACGTGTTCGACGTGCCCTTCTACGCCCGCTACGTGCGCATCCTGCCGGTGTCCTGGAACAACCGCATCACCCTGCgcgtggagctgctgggctgcgATGAGTAG
- the MFGE8 gene encoding lactadherin isoform X2, with translation MRAVRFRVLLAVPVALLLLVVVSGDFCDVNHCQNGGTCLTGINEAPFFCICPEGYVGIDCNETEKGPCHPNPCHNNGECQLVPNRGDVFTDYICKCPAGYDGVHCQNNKNECSSKPCKNGGTCLDLDGDYTCKCPSPFLGKTCHVRCAVLLGMEGGAISDAQLSASSVYYGFLGLQRWGPELARLNNHGIVNAWTSSNYDKNPWIQVNLLRKMRLSGIITQGARRVGQQEFVRAYKVAYSLDGREFTFFKDEKLNLDKVFEGNSDYGTMQTNMFNPPITAQFLRIYPVMCRRACTLRFELIGCEMNGCSEPLGMKSRLISDQQITASSVFKTWGIDAFTWHPHYARLDMTGKTNAWTAQNNDQSEWLQIDLRDQKKVTGIITQGARDFGHIQYVAAYKVAYSDNGTSWTLYRDAQTNSTKIFLGNSDNYSHKKNVFDVPFYARYVRILPVSWNNRITLRVELLGCDE, from the exons ATGAGGGCGGTGAGGTTTCGGGTGCTGCTCGCCGTGCCGGTGGCGTTGTTGCTGCTGGTGGTAGTGTCCG GTGACTTCTGTGATGTGAACCACTGTCAGAATGGGGGTACCTGCCTGACTGGGATTAATGAAGCTCCCTTCTTCTGCATCTGTCCAGAGGGCTATGTTGGGATTGACTGCAATGAGACAGAGAAAG ggccctgccaCCCCAATCCTTGCCACAACAATGGTGAGTGCCAGCTGGTCCCAAACCGGGGTGACGTCTTCACTGATTACATCTGCAAGTGCCCTGCGGGGTACGATGGGGTGCACTGCCAGAACA ACAAGAACGAATGCTCCTCCAAACCTTGCAAAAATGGAGGCACCTGCCTGGACCTGGATGGTGACTACACCTGCAAGTGTCCTTCTCCATTCCTGGGGAAGACCTGCCACGTTC gctgtgctgttctCCTGGGCATGGAAGGAGGAGCCATCTCTGATGCACAGCTCTCAGCATCCTCTGTCTACTACGGCTTCCTTGGCCTCCAGCGCTGGGGACCAGAGCTCGCCCGCCTCAACAACCACGGCATCGTCAATGCCTGGACCTCCAGCAACTACGACAAGAACCCCTGGATCCAG GTGAACCTGCTGCGGAAGATGCGGCTGAGCGGGATCATCACGCAGGGCGCGCGCCGCGTGGGGCAGCAGGAGTTTGTCCGCGCCTACAAAGTCGCCTACAGCCTGGACGGGCGGGAGTTCACCTTCTTCAAGGATGAGAAACTGAATCTAGACAAG GTTTTTGAGGGGAACTCGGACTATGGCACCATGCAGACCAACATGTTCAACCCCCCCATCACGGCGCAGTTCCTGCGCATCTACCCCGTGATGTGCCGCCGTGCCTGCACGCTGCGCTTCGAGCTCATCGGCTGCGAGATGAACG GTTGCTCGGAGCCTCTGGGCATGAAATCCCGCCTCATCTCCGACCAGCAGATCACAGCCTCCAGTGTCTTCAAGACCTGGGGCATCGATGCCTTTACCTGGCACCCCCATTACGCTCGCCTGGACATGACAGGCAAAACCAACGCCTGGACAGCCCAGAACAACGACCAGTCCGAgtggctgcag ATTGACCTCCGGGACCAGAAGAAGGTGACAGGCATCATCACACAAGGAGCCCGTGACTTTGGGCACATCCAGTATGTGGCAGCCTACAAGGTGGCCTACAGTGACAACGGCACGTCCTGGACCCTGTACCGGGATGCCCAGACCAACAGCACCAAG ATCTTCCTTGGCAACAGTGACAACTACTCACACAAGAAGAACGTGTTCGACGTGCCCTTCTACGCCCGCTACGTGCGCATCCTGCCGGTGTCCTGGAACAACCGCATCACCCTGCgcgtggagctgctgggctgcgATGAGTAG